A single genomic interval of Oncorhynchus gorbuscha isolate QuinsamMale2020 ecotype Even-year linkage group LG25, OgorEven_v1.0, whole genome shotgun sequence harbors:
- the dctn6 gene encoding dynactin subunit 6 — MADPNTKQMPQKSVNIAAGAVVCVESEIRGDVTIGPRTVVHPKARIIAEAGPIIIGEGNLIEEQALIINSYPENIMPDTEGVEPKTMTIGINNVFEVGCVSQALKIGDNNVIESKADLGKNVILTSGCIVGACCQVNTCEVIPENTVIYGSNCMRRVQTERPQPQTLQLDFLMKILPNYHHMKKTVKGTSTPVRN; from the exons ATGGCGGACCCCAACACTAAACAGATGCCACAGAAAAG TGTCAACATTGCAGCTGGAGCAGTTGTGTGTGTAGAGAGTGAAATTAGAGGAGATGTGACCATTG GTCCAAGAACTGTGGTCCACCCCAAAGCACGTATTATAGCTGAGGCAGGCCCTATTATCATTGGAGAAGGCAACCTGATTGAGGAACAGGCTCTTATCATTAACAG TTATCCAGAAAATATTATGCCTGACACTGAAGGAGTTGAACCCAAGACCATGACGATTGGAATCAACAATGTGTTTGAAGTCGGTTGTG TCTCTCAAGCATTGAAAATTGGTGACAACAATGTCATCGAGTCAAAAG CGGACCTAGGGAAGAACGTCATTCTCACCAGTGGCTGTATCGTCGGCGCTTGTTGCCAGGTGAATACGTGTGAGGTCATTCCCGAGAACACAGTCATCTACGGGTCTAACTGCATGAGGCGTGTGCAGACAGAAAGGCCTCAG CCTCAGACGCTCCAGCTAGATTTCCTCATGAAGATCCTGCCCAACTACCATCACATGAAGAAGACTGTCAAAGGAACCTCCACCCCTGTCAGAAATTAA